A region from the Streptomyces lydicus genome encodes:
- the lepB gene encoding signal peptidase I: protein MGNRGRPRHGGKGTPRSGRGAGSPRRVSGGPGGGADAPYSGGGMYGDPQETGGSDGSGTGGAATGRRAGRTGTGGRAERRRMARRIKRRRQRSYLKEIPILVGVALAIALVLKTFLVQAFVIPSGSMEQTIKIGDRVLVDKLTPWFGSKPQRGDVVVFKDPGGWLKGEQNKPPADGGAFQPVKDAMTFIGLLPSADEQDLIKRVVAVGGDTVKCCDEQGRVTVNGTPLTEPYIHPGNPPSTLKFTVNVPTGRIFVMGDHRSNSADSRFHLDEPYRGTVSEDGVVGRAVVIGWPFSHWRRLEEPDTFTTVHDAPGAKASAAGAPHRLSPDSLTVLPTPAELPLVMGVVGLRRLTGRRVRGVRSRCGGLGGRRAVRNRRARRAGRTW, encoded by the coding sequence ATGGGTAACCGCGGACGCCCCCGTCACGGGGGCAAGGGCACCCCTCGGTCCGGACGGGGTGCCGGCAGTCCCCGGCGCGTCAGCGGCGGGCCGGGGGGCGGCGCCGACGCCCCGTACAGCGGCGGCGGCATGTACGGCGACCCTCAGGAGACCGGAGGGAGCGACGGCTCCGGGACGGGCGGGGCCGCGACCGGCAGGCGGGCGGGGCGGACCGGGACCGGTGGCCGGGCCGAGCGGCGGCGTATGGCGCGGCGCATCAAACGCCGCAGACAACGCTCCTACCTCAAGGAAATCCCCATCCTCGTAGGCGTGGCGCTGGCCATCGCCCTCGTCCTGAAGACCTTCCTCGTCCAGGCCTTCGTCATCCCGTCCGGCTCCATGGAGCAGACGATCAAGATCGGCGACCGGGTGCTGGTCGACAAGCTGACGCCGTGGTTCGGCTCCAAGCCGCAGCGCGGCGATGTGGTGGTCTTCAAGGACCCCGGAGGCTGGCTCAAGGGGGAGCAGAACAAGCCCCCCGCCGACGGCGGCGCCTTCCAGCCGGTCAAGGACGCCATGACCTTCATCGGGCTGCTGCCGTCGGCCGACGAGCAGGACCTGATCAAGCGCGTCGTGGCGGTCGGCGGCGACACCGTCAAATGCTGTGACGAACAGGGCAGGGTCACCGTCAACGGCACTCCGCTGACCGAACCGTACATCCATCCGGGCAACCCGCCCTCCACGCTGAAGTTCACGGTCAATGTCCCCACTGGGCGGATCTTCGTGATGGGCGACCACCGTTCCAACTCCGCGGATTCGCGCTTCCACCTGGACGAGCCGTACCGTGGCACGGTTTCGGAGGACGGTGTCGTGGGCCGGGCGGTGGTGATCGGCTGGCCGTTCAGCCACTGGCGGCGCCTGGAAGAGCCGGACACCTTCACGACCGTGCACGACGCGCCGGGAGCCAAGGCGTCGGCGGCAGGCGCTCCGCATAGGCTGTCCCCCGACAGTTTGACCGTGCTCCCGACCCCTGCGGAACTCCCGCTCGTTATGGGAGTGGTGGGCCTGCGCCGGTTGACGGGCAGGCGAGTGCGTGGAGTGAGGAGCAGATGTGGGGGACTTGGCGGTCGGCGCGCGGTCCGGAACCGAAGAGCCCGAAGAGCCGGCAGGACGTGGTGA